Proteins encoded in a region of the Sporichthya brevicatena genome:
- a CDS encoding type II toxin-antitoxin system VapC family toxin encodes MSTLLLDTHAYAWAISTPDRLSDRARGAITDIGNDVLVSAVTAWELAIKFHSGKWPEAEALVSQHDMYCRRLGAHHRPITAADAIRAGTMTWAHPDPFDRMLAAQAMLAQATLVTRDNVFSELPGLPVLW; translated from the coding sequence ATGAGCACTTTGCTGCTCGACACCCACGCGTACGCCTGGGCGATCAGTACACCGGACCGACTCTCCGACCGCGCCCGTGGGGCAATCACGGACATCGGCAACGACGTGCTCGTCTCCGCCGTGACGGCGTGGGAGTTGGCCATCAAGTTCCACAGCGGCAAGTGGCCGGAGGCGGAGGCGTTGGTCAGTCAGCACGACATGTACTGCCGTCGGCTCGGTGCGCACCACAGGCCCATCACCGCGGCCGACGCGATTCGCGCCGGGACGATGACCTGGGCGCACCCCGATCCGTTTGACCGAATGCTGGCTGCGCAGGCAATGCTCGCGCAGGCGACGCTGGTCACCCGGGACAACGTGTTCTCGGAGCTCCCCGGACTGCCGGTGCTCTGGTAG
- a CDS encoding sigma-70 family RNA polymerase sigma factor — MSPVQDARRRAEFEQLVAQAYEPLQRFLRRRTDPATADDVLGDVLLVLWRRVDEIPAEAPVAWSYGVARGCLANHVRGSVRQERLVERLKQEPAGGPALGAEHEALDEAMAQLPENDRELLRLWAWEQLAPREIATVLGITPNAASIRLHRAIGKLKELMGRPATGGAARGETERGAGA, encoded by the coding sequence GTGAGCCCTGTCCAGGACGCCCGGCGGCGCGCCGAGTTCGAGCAACTCGTCGCGCAGGCGTACGAGCCGCTGCAGCGGTTCCTGCGTCGGCGGACCGACCCGGCGACGGCGGACGACGTCCTCGGGGACGTGCTGCTGGTGCTGTGGCGCCGCGTCGACGAGATCCCGGCCGAGGCGCCGGTGGCCTGGTCCTACGGGGTGGCGCGCGGATGTCTGGCGAACCACGTCCGGGGATCGGTGCGGCAGGAGCGGCTGGTCGAGCGGCTCAAGCAGGAGCCCGCCGGCGGACCGGCGCTCGGGGCCGAGCACGAGGCGCTCGACGAGGCGATGGCTCAGCTGCCGGAGAACGACCGTGAGCTGCTGCGCCTGTGGGCGTGGGAGCAGCTCGCGCCACGGGAGATCGCGACGGTCCTGGGGATCACGCCGAACGCCGCGAGCATCCGGCTCCATCGCGCGATCGGCAAGCTGAAGGAGCTGATGGGACGCCCCGCCACCGGCGGAGCAGCCCGGGGTGAGACGGAAAGGGGTGCGGGCGCATGA
- a CDS encoding SRPBCC family protein, translating to MELQHEFTVPVPVERAWEILNDVEGIAPCMPGAAVDEVRPAKDGGQVEVDGRVKVKLGPISVTYSGTATFIEVDEAARRLVVKAAGKETRGSGTANATITAVLTDKGESTTVAVTTDLAITGKPAQFARGVMVDVSNKLLGQFVDCLSAKITAPAEPEPAPSIPGYSTPPGETDDADPTGVSAAGGAGRAPASAPESGYSPGSNGTRATPRTIPPQRTEPEAIDLLGTAGTPVLKRLAPLAGVVVLLLFLLARRRK from the coding sequence ATGGAGCTGCAGCACGAGTTCACCGTCCCCGTCCCGGTCGAGCGCGCCTGGGAGATCCTCAACGACGTCGAGGGCATCGCGCCCTGCATGCCGGGGGCCGCAGTCGACGAGGTGCGGCCCGCCAAGGACGGTGGGCAGGTCGAGGTCGACGGCCGGGTGAAGGTGAAGCTCGGCCCGATCTCGGTGACGTACTCGGGGACCGCGACCTTCATCGAGGTCGACGAGGCCGCGCGGCGTCTGGTCGTGAAGGCGGCCGGCAAGGAGACCCGCGGGTCCGGGACCGCGAACGCGACGATCACCGCGGTGCTGACCGACAAGGGCGAGTCGACGACCGTGGCCGTGACGACCGACCTCGCGATCACCGGCAAGCCGGCCCAGTTCGCGCGGGGCGTCATGGTGGACGTCTCGAACAAGCTGCTCGGGCAGTTCGTCGACTGCCTGTCGGCGAAGATCACCGCTCCCGCCGAGCCGGAGCCCGCTCCCTCGATCCCGGGCTACTCCACCCCTCCGGGCGAGACCGACGACGCCGACCCGACCGGGGTCTCCGCCGCCGGCGGAGCCGGCCGCGCCCCGGCCTCGGCCCCGGAGTCGGGGTACTCCCCCGGTTCGAACGGCACCCGCGCCACCCCGCGGACCATCCCGCCCCAGCGCACCGAGCCCGAGGCCATCGACCTGCTCGGCACCGCGGGGACCCCGGTCCTCAAGCGCCTCGCCCCCCTCGCCGGGGTGGTCGTGCTTCTCCTCTTCCTCCTCGCCCGCCGCCGGAAGTAA
- a CDS encoding xanthine dehydrogenase family protein subunit M — protein sequence MIPAKFDYVRVTTAADAVAALGTSEDAKILGGGQSLIPILRLRLAAPELIVDVSGCSEMTGVSEDGDAIVIGAATTHHDVLNNPLVREHAPLLAQATATVADPQVRHRGTFGGAIAHADPAGDLPGVTLVHGATMTIAGPGGTREVAASDFFVDYLTTTLAEDEVLVSVRLPKLGAGWGTHYEKFNRVAQAWSIVGVAAAVRRESGSIAEARIALTNMGPTHLRAAATEAALAGSAASAEAITAAAASAAEGTNPTSDLNAQADYRAELARVLTGRAVAKAAGLS from the coding sequence CGCGGCGGACGCGGTGGCGGCGCTCGGCACGAGCGAGGACGCGAAGATCCTCGGCGGTGGGCAGTCCCTGATCCCGATCCTGCGGCTGCGGCTCGCCGCGCCGGAGCTGATCGTGGACGTCTCGGGTTGCTCCGAGATGACCGGCGTCTCCGAGGACGGCGACGCGATCGTCATCGGGGCGGCGACGACGCACCACGACGTGCTGAACAACCCGCTGGTGCGGGAGCACGCGCCGCTGCTGGCGCAGGCGACCGCGACGGTGGCGGACCCGCAGGTCCGGCACCGGGGCACGTTCGGCGGCGCGATCGCGCACGCCGACCCGGCGGGTGACCTGCCGGGTGTGACGCTCGTCCACGGCGCGACGATGACCATCGCCGGGCCGGGCGGGACGCGTGAGGTGGCGGCGTCGGACTTCTTCGTCGACTACCTGACGACGACGCTGGCCGAGGACGAGGTGCTCGTCTCCGTGCGGCTCCCGAAACTGGGCGCCGGGTGGGGCACGCACTACGAGAAGTTCAACCGGGTGGCGCAGGCCTGGTCGATCGTGGGTGTGGCCGCGGCGGTGCGGCGCGAGAGCGGCAGCATCGCCGAGGCCCGGATCGCGCTGACCAACATGGGTCCGACCCATCTGCGGGCGGCGGCGACCGAGGCGGCGCTCGCCGGGTCGGCGGCCTCCGCCGAGGCGATCACGGCCGCGGCGGCGTCCGCGGCCGAGGGCACGAACCCGACCAGCGACCTCAACGCGCAGGCGGACTACCGGGCCGAGCTGGCCCGCGTCCTGACCGGTCGCGCGGTCGCGAAGGCGGCGGGTCTGTCCTGA